The DNA region AATTGATCATGTGGCCATTTATGTGCTAATTGCTGGTTCGTATACTCCTGTTTTTTATTATGGTTTAACGGGATATTGGAGAATAACAATGTTAATCGCTGTTTGGGTTTTAGCATTAATTGGTATGTTTCTTAAACTTTGGTTTATTCATGCTCCTAGATATGTATCTACAGCCTTCTATGTTACTTTGGGATGGATAGCTATCATTCCATTTGTTCAACTCATTCATCATCTTCCTGTTGGAGCCATAATTTTAATGGTAACTGGAGGGATTGCTTACACAATGGGGGCAATTATTTACGCAACCAAGATATTCGACTTCTTTCCTAATCGTTTTGGATTTCATGAAATTTTTCACATTTTTATCGCTGTTGGTTCGATTCTTCATTTCATCATGATGTTGATTTTCATTTTACCAATGTAATAAGGTTCATTATTTGCAATGATTGTGGTCTTTAAACTATTTTCTATAATATTTATTTTTTTACTTTGATTAATGTTATCATATGATTCTGAATGTAATACAGAGCCTGGAAGTTAGT from Tepidibacillus fermentans includes:
- the trhA gene encoding PAQR family membrane homeostasis protein TrhA yields the protein MKNFLKMKEPANTLTHFVPFIAGIVGFIFLVILSKENVPKLITMTTYGVSVILLYGASTVYHWVKTTKQKELILRKIDHVAIYVLIAGSYTPVFYYGLTGYWRITMLIAVWVLALIGMFLKLWFIHAPRYVSTAFYVTLGWIAIIPFVQLIHHLPVGAIILMVTGGIAYTMGAIIYATKIFDFFPNRFGFHEIFHIFIAVGSILHFIMMLIFILPM